Proteins encoded within one genomic window of Bemisia tabaci chromosome 2, PGI_BMITA_v3:
- the LOC109043644 gene encoding CYFIP-related Rac1 interactor B: MGSLLSLLSRDESNCCSYQKYDVFLDFENAQPTPDERLVYIEVQSVLEQCDIILDEIQCYKGAGKEIREAITTPTEECQLRAWKTVMPLVAKLKRFYLFSTDLERIVPMILGELCSGNSTPTQHLDSQQALVKQFAEILEFVLKFDEYKMKTPAIQNDFSYYRRTITRQRMCDNEFSRRDGKEVSNELANRMSLFYAHATPMLRALSDATSKFVCENPEIPIEQTTEMLSTMTKVCLRMLENPSLISQFEREETRLLVLRVMVGLVILYDHVHPQGVFVKGNGVDVKGCIKLLKEQPSVRSEGLLNALRYTTKHFNEESTPKYVRNLLAA, translated from the exons ATGGGGTCACTATTGAGTCTTCTGTCACGAGATGAATCGAACTGCTGTTCTTATCAGAAGTATGATGTATTTCTGGATTTTGAGA ATGCACAGCCAACGCCAGATGAACGACTCGTGTATATAGAAGTGCAATCTGTTCTGGAACAATGTGATataattttagatgaaattcaATGCTACAAAGGCGCTGGCAAAGAAATTCGGGAAGCAATAACAACGCCCACGGAAGAATGTCAACTGCGAGCTTGGAAAACAGTGATGCCTCTTGTTGCTAAGCTCAAACGGTTTTACCTTTTCTCAACAGACCTTG AGAGAATTGTGCCCATGATCCTCGGTGAATTATGCAGTGGCAATTCAACTCCAACCCAGCATTTAGATTCGCAACAAGCCTTGGTCAAACAGTTCgctgaaattttagaatttgtcCTTAAATTTGATGAGTACAAA ATGAAAACACCTGCCATTCAAAACGATTTTAGTTACTACCGAAGGACCATAACAAGACAAAGAATGTGTGACAATGAATTTTCACGACGTGATGGGAAAGAAGTCAGTAATGAATTAGCAAATCGTATGTCTTTGTTTTATGCACATGCAACACCCATGCTCAGAGCCCTCAGTGAtgcaacatcaaaatttgtctgCGAG AATCCGGAAATTCCAATTGAACAAACAACTGAAATGCTGAGCACTATGACCAAAGTTTGTCTTAGGATGCTGGAAAATCC GTCCCTGATTTCTCAGTTTGAACGAGAAGAAACACGCCTACTGGTACTGCGAGTTATGGTCGGACTAGTAATCCTTTATGATCACGTTCATCCTCAGGGGGTTTTTGTGAAAGGCAATGGAGTTGATGTGAAAGGCTGCATTAAATTGCTGAAAGAACAACCATCCGTGCGCTCAGAAGGACTGCTCAATGCCCTcag GTATACTACAAAGCATTTCAATGAAGAAAGTACTCCTAAGTATGTTCGAAATTTATTGGCGGCATGA